One Salvia miltiorrhiza cultivar Shanhuang (shh) chromosome 6, IMPLAD_Smil_shh, whole genome shotgun sequence genomic window, CATAATGAATGTCGATTATATTGTTTGTGTGAAATGTgttattgaaataaaattttgattagAAACAAAGgttgattgataaaatataattttaaacataatataatacattaaacaagtcaataatcatatttaaattcaaaattgaatgattttaataACCACACGATGACTACCACAAGCCATCGTGGCCATGGTCGTGAGTAAGGCATCGTGGGCACTATCGTGGGTGCGATCGTGTCcaaccatcgtgatcacgatcaCGGAGGCTCCCATCGTGGACAcgatcgtgggcacgatcgCGATCACGATTACGATCGTgtcgtgatcacgatggttgGACACGATCGCGCCcacgatcgtgcccacgatgCCTTACTCACGACCATGGCCACGATGGCTTGTGGTAGTCATCGTGTGGTtattaaaatcattcaatttcgAATTTGAATATGATTATTGACTTGTTTAATGTATTAATATTatgtttaaaattatattttatcaatcaacCTTTGTTTCTAATCAAAATTATATTTCAATAACACATTTCACACAAACAATATAATCGACATTCATTATGCTAACACACCATacattatttatttcaattcctACCAACAattctaaaataatttaatcatcgtCTTCACGATAAAAAAAATCCACGGAGCAAGAAAAACATCGGTTCTCCGTGCCATTGGTACGCAAGATAGCCTTCATCAACCTACaacaataaaaaagaaaaaggtttACTTaacattatgtgaaattataGAAATGAGTATGTAATACAATATTTGTATCATACCGCACAATACTCCTGCAACCGTTCGACGCTAATTTGCATGTTGTTATGCAAGGGATCCCATTTCACACTGGAATCCTTAAGGGGGTTTCCATATTTGAAATATCGATCCCTCAACTGGTTAATCTTAACCTGATAAAAATTAAGCTGGTGATGTATATCAAATTCACAGTTCATACCATGACAAAGCCTGCGTTGTCGACCATCTTGCAGATGTTCGGGATTGCCATCCCACTGTTCGTTGTCGACCATCTTCAATAGCCTAGTGAGAAATTTGTACTCTATTTGCGCCGTCCACGCGAAATCGTCCCTATCGACGGAGTACCACATCTCACGTTGAAGGAAATCTATGGTATTGAGATAATTCATTTTGTAACAAAACGAAGTTATGAAATTAACTCAAAATGATTTGTGATATGAGACCTCCTCATCCCTTAAATAGAGTACGAGAATGTGTTACATACTATTACACTCGTGAGTTATATACTATTGCACCCGTGACTTTCGAGTTGTCATTCAAAAAAGTTATACACTATTGCACCCGTGACCACCGTAGTCACGATCGTGACCATCGTGGGCACATTCGTGGCCATCGTGGGCACATTCGTGGCCATCGTGGACCACGATCGTGTCCATCGTGCCCAAGAACTAAGGTGGCACGATCGTGGGGTCCTGTCGTGGACACGATGGTGCTCCACGATGGCAacgatcgtgcccacgatcTTTAACACCGTGAATTCGTAAACTTTATTCGAAAAACATGTGGGACATAATTGATTCGTCTCATTAATTCTACTTTCCCGTGAGTTTGAACACATTTTCCGAAAAATGCACCCATGACTTTCGAGTTGTCATTCAAAAAAGTTATACATTATTGCACCCGTGACCACCGTGGTCACGATCGTGACCATCGTGGGCACACATTCATGGCCATCGTGGACcacgatcgtgcccacgatggtaTGATCGTGTGGACACGATGGTGGTCCACGATGGCCACGATTGTGCTCACGATGATCACAGGTGCAATAGTATTACACTCTTGATGATCACGATGATCACAGGTGCCCACGAAAATCGTTCTCTATTTAATGGGATCAAACCCCCACTCCTCATATCACAAATCCTTTTAAGTTATTttcttaacttttttttttccgcACAAAATGAACTATCTAAACACTCTTGATGTGTTTCAACATAATATGTGGTACTCCGATGATCGAAGGAACGAATGGACATCGGATATGGAGTATTACTTCTTACTGAAGCTGATGAGGATGGTCGACAATGAGGTTTGGGATGACAGTCCACAGCATATGGAAATCGACCGCGTCCGTGACATTACTGCAAAAATGAACCGTGAGTTTGATGTGAATCATAGTAGACATTTTTACAACGTTAAGATTCACACATTGAGGTCCCGATATCTTTTATTTCGAAACCTCGTTAAGAATTCCAATGTGAAATGGGATCCCTTGCATAACGACATTCGAATAAGCTACGACCTGTTGCTCGAGTTATGTGCGGTATGATACAAATATTGTATTACATATCCTTATTTCTAATAAGTTTACATAATTTTAAGTAAAACGTTTTTGCTTTTTATTGTTGTAGATTGATGAAGGGTATGTTGCGTACCAGTGGCACGGAGACCCGATGTTTTTCTTACTCCGTGGAGTTTTTTTATCGTGAGAACGATTAAATCTTTTTAGAAATGTTCGTAGAAATTGTAATAAATCATGTATGTTGTGTGATGATAATAAATGTCGATTAAATCATGTCCCGTAATAAATAATGTATGTTGTGATGATAATAAATGTCGATTAACTCATGTCCCGTAAATGAATGTAATGAATATCACAATGGCAGATTCGTTCCCACGATGGTCACGATCGTGAATACGATGGAAGCTTCCCACCGTGATCACGATGGGGGCTGCCATCGTGGTCACGGTGGGAGGCTGCCATCGTGATCATGGCAGACTGTGTGAAAAACACCAACATCCACTATCAAAAActcaattgataaaaaaaacgGATAAAATTCAACCTAAATGAACATTAAAATAGATATTGGACAAAAAGTTCGTTCTAAGAGGTGACTAAAAGTTCGTTCTAAGAGGTGACAAAAAGTTTAACAACTTACATTTATTCACGGAAGAGCATTGGACATGCTCTAATATCATGACCCTCTTCTccacaattgctacatcttttTTTCTTCCGACGTCTCTGAGTCGGTTGTGCTTCCTCCGTATCATGAGATGGTTCATCTGTGGCATGAGAAGTTTCCTCAAACTCTGCTTCTTGAAATGGAACATTCAAATCCACCCCACCCACGGGGATAGATATTGtgcattttttttctattgTGTCCTGTTCCATTACACCTAGAGCACACTTGACGCCGTCGTGAGggtagtccttcaactgttgacCGAGCACGACTCATCTTTGGACGCCAAGACTGACGTAGACTCTCCGGATCAGGAGGACTACAATAGATTGATAAGACATCTTCTGGCACATTTCATTCATTCGGATGTGGTATTTGACTAACATGTTCGGCATAAGTTTGTGTCAACTCATATTGTTTGAAATATTTGTGTACGAAATCGTACACATTCAAACCATTGCCCGCCCACCTAATAAAGCAATATAATTTTggcttaaaaacaaattaaaaagtaattaaataaaataaatttttcataCCTTATAGCAGCAACCGCATGCTTGCATGGAATTTTATCCTCATCAAACTCTCGACACTCACAAGTCCAATTCTGAAGATCGACTTGATATTGTTGATCATCCTCATCAACTTTATACACAAGTCCGATGGTGGCTCGAACAGTAAGAGAGAGACTTGCTTGCACAGAATTAGATAGCTTGTTGAAAGTAGACACCGTTAACACACGATCTCTCGATTCAGACGATGTACGTTGCTCGTCAAACCAATCCTCCAAAAGTGTGCGAAACGATTCAAGTAAAGAGCACATTGGTAAACGCCTAGCCCACCACAACCGAGAGTTAAAAGATTCCGCTGCATTAGACGTCATAAATCCATAGCGTTGTATCGGACACTTTGACCTAGCCCACCTCTCTGGTCCAATTTAAGAAAGTCGTCGGTGAGTTCCATCCGGACTAGCGTCGTGCagcaatgaaaaaaaaaattcgaacacTTCGTGACGATAAGAATATGCTGCTTCAAAGAAGACCGTGGCCACAGTCTTCCCATATGGCGTTAGATTCTTCAATAGATGGTGATAACACAGTCCATGGAATGCATTTGGGTACACGGCTTGAACTGCATTCCGAATGCTTTTATGTTGGTCACTCACAATTAATAAATCTTCTGGAGGATTGTAACACCGCCGTAGATTGTAGAGAAAATAAGTCCATGACTTATCGTTCTCTATCGGACCGAGGCCAATTGCCAGAGGAAACACTTAATCATTTTCATCCTTTATCACAGCAACAAATAACACTCCTCTGTTATTTTCCTTCAAGTGGGTCCCGTCTATTACAATCACCGGTTGAAGATACTGCTCAAAAGCCCGAATACTTTGCCCGAGGGCAATAAATATGTGGCAGAACACTCTCTCACGAGTCGTCTGCAAATCATAAACAGTCCCTGGATTACGTTGTTTCAATAGATAAAGATACGATGGAAGCCTCACATATGACATATTGAAGTCACCGTACGTTCTCTCTATCGCCTGCTGCCTAGTTCGGACTGCGAAGCAATATAGCATTTGAACGCTATAGTTACTACGCATCTCAGCAATCATCTCCTTTGGCCTCAAAACAACCTTCTCATCGATTAATTTTTTGGCAAAATAATATGTAGCAACCTCGCCACTCACAGACCGTGCTGTAGAAGCACGATTCAAATCCGCCTGACATGTGCGATCCAATGTCAACTTAGTAATTCTCCAAAGAGTTGCAGCCTCTACTGCACATAATCTAAAAGTGCAGTTCTTTCTACCACTCTTGCATATGTACACTGCACGAGAATCTGTAGAACGATCAGTTGCAAACTCTAGATAGTACTCCAAATGAGAAATTCCTACAGATATCCTCAACTCTACTTTGGATCGAAATATGGCCCCTACCTCGAGCAGTCCGTAGGCTATTGGATGATACTCTTTCCACCCCAACTGTAATATGCTTTCAATGTGCAGAAATGAAATATCCCAATCGCGCGAGCCACGTTCATGCTCAACATAGCTTGCAGTCTGATAATCCGATGAAAAATGTCGCAACTCATTGCGACGATCTTCCACATCGTCTTCAGATGTAGACTTTGCTTCATCTTCCTCATAATCCTCATCGAACACctcttcatcatcttcctcatgatACGGCATTCTTTGATCAAGATGTACAGCTGAGGTACATCCTCTCATAGTGTTGCGGCTCACATTACTATCGGGGCCAGAAGAACCGTCGTTTTCAATCACATAAACTTCTGGATCCTCTCTAGGATCCGCTAACCATCGAAATAACTCCATATCCCCCATCAATAGAACTTTTGCTTTAATACCATTGATGTTTGTGACGTACCATAACGTATATTCGGTCTCTTTTCGATCTCCCAAACCCTCTCTAATAAGATCCACGAGGTTAGCACGATTAATTGTATCGGAATCGATATACGCAACAAATAATTCCCTATCTATATATGTTGATCGCTCCCAACGACCGCCATGATGTATCATAATACGTCGCCTCGACATCTGAAATTAACAAAATGTAATATAAACAGTCAGAAAACCATTAAAAGTACCTTAAAACATGGACTGTCAACCCCACGATCGCAGCACACCATCATGATCACGATGGCACTCACGATCGTATCCACCATTGTGGccacgatggtggacacgatcGTGAGTGACATCGTGACGACGATGGTGTGCTTCGAACATGTGggctaaaccctaaaccctaataaCATGACGTCGAAACATAAACTCTAATGTGTGACCTATTcgaaacaaaataaacaatatTCATGATCAACATATATACTTGCATGAGATCAAAACGTTCAAACAACGAAACAAGCGAGATGAACGAAGGAACATTCGCCTCTTGatattttcttcttcctttATGGTTGATCTTTGGATTTCTTTGATCAGGGTTTTGGTTTTAATTCGTggttctttttgtttctttggtTACAAATGAGAAGCTTAAGTTTTGTTTAAACAACTACAAGCTTCCACAATTATTATCACCAACAACCTCTTCATCACAAAAGTTATTCCTAGTCTCAACCGAAAAGATTCACCAAATCTGCACTTCATTAATGACATTTCGGAGTTCACGGCGGTCGTGACCACGTTCGAGCCATTTATCGTGAGCTTCCATCGTCCCCTCGGCCCGTCGTGCGCATCGTGCCCACGGGCGGGGGCAATCGACCGTCGTGGGCACGGTCGCGGGTTTCGACGGGCACGATGGTGCGAAGAAACGACGGGCACGATGGGCACGACCGCGCGCTCGCGTGGCGGGGCTTGGGGCGAGGTGGGCAAGACGGTGCCATCGTGCCCCCATCGCCCCTCCCCCCCGCCGTCGTGCCCCATCGCCCGTCGTGGACGCGATGAGAGGCTCCCATCGTGGCCACGATGGTGCCGCCGAGGTGGGCACGACAGGGCTTGGGGCGGGGTAGGCCACGCCGGGGGCCTCATCGTCTGGGGTGGGCACGATGGGGGCTTGGGGCGGGGTGGGCACGATGGCTCGCGTGCGCACGATGGCCACGATGGTCGATGGTACGATGGCCACGATGgtcgtgtccaccatcgtgcCTACGTTGGACACGACGGCTCGCGTGCCCACGATGGCCACGATGGTCGTGTCCACCAGCGTGATCACGATGGACACGACGGTCATGGCCACGATCGTCGCCATCGTGTCCGCGATCGTGGACATGGGTTTGACTTTGTCTTCAAGTGGTGGGGACCGTAAGGGGTATTTTAGTCATTTCGcagattttggtatacaaaagagttaGTTTTAAAGAGGGGCTAAAAAACTtatcttttttaaattttggtattTGTTTATTAGTTTCCTCTTTTTCAAGTAAAAGTCTTAATCAGATCATGTAAATAAATTGCAGCAAGGTAATGCTGACCTTGAAGGTAGAAAAGCGCAAAATATTATGCAAAGCAACCTCATCTATATATGAAGGGCTGTACTCGAACCGAATAATGGCgtgctcaagtttgatttgtttagtatTGAGTCAAATTCCGAATtttatttactccctccgtcacacttcaaatgtctcaaaattataagacaaatcctataattgagacatttgaagtgggatagaagtagtaattattttcttataacaaacataattaattagagatttaataaaattattattaattttagtagataaatataagttgcacttattaataatttatatttttcaagttaAAATCACTTAACGAAcgtgttcacgagctaacgagccgaatactatcAAGCtcaaatttgatttgtttatttttcaaACTTCTCTAAACGAATTTGAACGAACCATTTTCGAACCGACTCCGAAAAGTTGATATACGTTCAAAAACAATCAAAAGGCGCAAGCAAATAGGCATTGCCTCACTTTAGCGAAAAAAAACAAAGTATTGAAGCATTTTCTGCATCATACAAGTGAGAAAAAGGGAACATACATTCAGATCAATTTTAGCAATAACTTGATTGATAAATATGCCATAAAACAAAATTTTTTTGCAGCTACATATTCTTGATCTTGAATGAGGTAAAAGTCAAgctttgttatgttcctcatcAGCATCAAAATCACCAACATTAGGAACATATCCCAAAAGCTTCATCGTCTCAGCAAGCATTCTCAATAACGAATATATTTCCCTCTTCTGTGAATGTCTACTATCTTTAGCCATGAAAACATGCACATGGCTCCCTATCTCAATCCAGCTACAACCGGGCTGTTTGACGACACCGTGCCGTCTCATCAGCTTCCGAACTCTCGTCACATCTCTCCACCTCCCAACCTCAGCATACATGTTTGAGAGCAGAACATAAGGGCCAGAGTTTTGGGGATCAATCTCTATAAGTTTTTCAGCAACAAAGTTGCCCAAGTCAATGTCGCGGTGAACTTTACAAGCTGCAAGCAAAGATCCCCACACGACACCGTCAGGAGGGATTGGCATAGAGAGTATCAAGTTCTTTGCCTCAATAAGCATACCTGCTCGACCTAGTAAATCAACCATACATGTGTAATGGTCTTTCTTAGGTTCGAGATCATACTCGTTCCTCATCAGATCGAAGTAGTGACGCCCTTCTTGAACTAATCCGGCATGGCTACAGGCAAAGAGAACTCCAATCATGGTCACATCATCTGGTTTTTCTCCAGCCTCCAACATCTGCCTAAACAACTCAAGAGCTTCACCACCTTGCCCGTTTTGTGCAAATCCCACAATCATGGCATTGAATGAAACAACATCTCTTTCAAGCATGGTCTTAAACACCTTGCTCCCATCTTCAATCGACCCACATTTCATATACATGTCTATCAGAGAATTACCAACAAATACATCAGATTCTGGGCCACGTTGGAATCGGAACCCCTGCTTCAGAACATGGCTATGAGCTTGCCTACCAAGCTTCAAGTCAGCAAGATTTGCGCAAGCATTCAGAAGGTTCCCAAATGTGTAGTGTGTAGGCCACAAAGATTCCCTTTTTAAGAGAAGAAACAACTGTAACGCTTCTTCGTTGTCCCCATTCTGTGTGTACCCAGCAATGAGTGCATTCCACGACACAACGTTCCTTTCCATCATCTTGCTAAACATACTTCTTGCAGTTTCCACGCTAGCAGCTTTAGCATAACCACTGACCATAGATGTCTCAGAGACCACATTTCTTATTGGCATCCTATCGAATATCCACCTCGCTTCCTTTATCTTTCTACATTTGGCATACATATCAACTAGTGCATTCGATATCACAAGATCATTATATAACTTATCATACTTCACAACTCGTGCATGAATCGCCCTACCTTCTTGAACAGCAGAGAGGCTCGCGCAAGCACTAACAACGCTAGCTAGAGTCATCTCATCCGGCTGAACTCCACATTCCATCATCTTAAGAAAAACCTTAAGGGCTTCAAGTGCTGGCCCGTTTTGTTCGTAACAAGTGATCATACTATTCCAAGACACAGTATTCCGCTCCCTCATCCCATCAAAAGCCTTCTCAGCACAATccacacccccacactttgcaTACATATCAACAAGAGCAGACCCCATGTAAACATCCGACAAAAACCTCGACTTGGCCAGAGAAGCATGAATTTGAGTACCCATTACAACATCTCTCAGCCCAGCACAAGCACTGAGCGCGCTGCCATAGCTGTACTCATTCAACACAAAGTTCTCATGGTGCATTTTGGCGAAATGCTCCAATGACCTATCAAACACCTCGAGCTGAGCAAAACCAGAGATCATCAAGTTCCACGAACACTGGTCGGGTTGAGGCGTTGCAACAAAAACTCTCTCAGCCTCATCGATCCAACCTGATACCGTTAATGCACCTATGATCGAGTTATAACTGAAGGCGTTTCTCGTTGGCATTTTATCAAACAGTTTGCGGGCGTAACTGAGAGACCCACATTTTCCGTAAACATCAATGAGCCTGTTGTTGATGAAGACTTCATCCCAGAAATGGGATTTGAGAACACAAGCGTGGGTTGCGCATACGTCGCGAAAGGACTTGGATTTTGTGCAGGTTTCCAAGAGTTTGGCGAGAAATGAAGATGAATGAGTGAGAGAGAGTTTATTGGTATAAACGGGAGCATTTCTTCCCATTCGTGTGCAATGGTCTACCTAGACCTGTGATTCATAAACAATCAATATTGTTAGAATTCGTACATGAAAAGGTCAATC contains:
- the LOC130991030 gene encoding uncharacterized protein LOC130991030, with amino-acid sequence MTSNAAESFNSRLWWARRLPMCSLLESFRTLLEDWFDEQRTSSESRDRVLTVSTFNKLSNSVQASLSLTVRATIGLVYKVDEDDQQYQVDLQNWTCECREFDEDKIPCKHAVAAIRWAGNGLNVYDFVHKYFKQYELTQTYAEHLKDYPHDGVKCALGVMEQDTIEKKCTISIPVGGVDLNVPFQEAEFEETSHATDEPSHDTEEAQPTQRRRKKKRCSNCGEEGHDIRACPMLFRE
- the LOC130989909 gene encoding pentatricopeptide repeat-containing protein At2g13600; amino-acid sequence: MGRNAPVYTNKLSLTHSSSFLAKLLETCTKSKSFRDVCATHACVLKSHFWDEVFINNRLIDVYGKCGSLSYARKLFDKMPTRNAFSYNSIIGALTVSGWIDEAERVFVATPQPDQCSWNLMISGFAQLEVFDRSLEHFAKMHHENFVLNEYSYGSALSACAGLRDVVMGTQIHASLAKSRFLSDVYMGSALVDMYAKCGGVDCAEKAFDGMRERNTVSWNSMITCYEQNGPALEALKVFLKMMECGVQPDEMTLASVVSACASLSAVQEGRAIHARVVKYDKLYNDLVISNALVDMYAKCRKIKEARWIFDRMPIRNVVSETSMVSGYAKAASVETARSMFSKMMERNVVSWNALIAGYTQNGDNEEALQLFLLLKRESLWPTHYTFGNLLNACANLADLKLGRQAHSHVLKQGFRFQRGPESDVFVGNSLIDMYMKCGSIEDGSKVFKTMLERDVVSFNAMIVGFAQNGQGGEALELFRQMLEAGEKPDDVTMIGVLFACSHAGLVQEGRHYFDLMRNEYDLEPKKDHYTCMVDLLGRAGMLIEAKNLILSMPIPPDGVVWGSLLAACKVHRDIDLGNFVAEKLIEIDPQNSGPYVLLSNMYAEVGRWRDVTRVRKLMRRHGVVKQPGCSWIEIGSHVHVFMAKDSRHSQKREIYSLLRMLAETMKLLGYVPNVGDFDADEEHNKA